The genomic window CCGACGCCGCAGTCGTTTTGCGGATCGTGGGCCATGAATTTCTTGCGGCGACGAATGTACTTCTTATACAGCGGGTGCTTGACCAGGGTCTCGACCATGACCACGATGGTCTTGTCGGCCTTGTCGGACACCACCACGCCGGTCAGTTGCCGGCGATTGCTCTTGTGCTCTTCCATGGCGAACCCCGGTTACGCTTGGCGCTTTTTTTCGTTTTGCACCGTCAGGATGCGGGCGATGTCCTTGCGGACCTGGCGCAGACGGTGTGTTTTTTCCAGTTGCGCCGTGGCGTGCTGGAAACGCAGCTTGAAGAGCTCCTCGCGGCTCTCGCCAAGCTTTTTGGCCAGGCCATCGACGTCAAGTTCGCGCAGTTCGGTGGTCTTCATGACGCGAAGCCCTCCTTGGCCACGATCTTGGTCTTGATCGGCAGCTTGTGCATGGCGCGGGTCAGCGCTTCCTTGGCGGTTTCCATGTCCACGCCCTTGATTTCATACAGCACGCGCCCAGGCTTGACCGCGGCGAACCAGCCGACCGGGGCGCCCTTGCCCTTGCCCTGGCGGACTTCGGCGGGCTTTTCCGTCCGGACGCGGTCCGGGAAGATGCGGATCCAGACCTTGCCGCCGCGCTTGATGTGGCGCATGATGGCGACACGGGCGGCCTCGATCTGCTGGCTGGACAGCTTGCCGTGCTCCAGGGCCTTGATGCCCACCTCGCCGAAGTCGATGGAGGCGCCCTTGGTGGCCGGACCGCGCAGGCGGCCCTTCTGCATCTTGCGGAACTTGGTTTTTTTCGGGGCCAACATTACGCTTCCACCTCGTGATCCAGAATTTCGCCTTTGAAAATCCAGACCTTCACGCCGATGACCCCGTAGGTGGTCTTGGCGATGGCGTAGCCGTAGTCGATGTCGGCGCGAAGGGTCTGCAGCGGCACGCGGCCGTCGCGGTACCATTCGGAGCGGGCGATTTCCGCCCCGGCCAGCCGGCCGGCGCAGGAGACCTTGATGCCCTCGGCCCCGAACTTGCGGGAAAGCCCGACCGTGCGCTTCATGGCCCGGCGAAAGGCCACGCGGCGCTCCAGTTGCAGGGCGATGTTCTCGGCCACCAGCTGGGAATCGATCTCGGGACGCCGGATCTCGTTGACCTCGACCGTGAACTCGCGGCCGAAGCGCTTTTTCAGGTCGCCGCGCACCTTCTCGATCTCCGTGCCCTTGCGGCCGATGACGATGCCGGGCCGGGCGGTGTGGATGATGAGGCGAATCTTGCCTCCGGCGCGCTCGATCTCGATCTTGGAAATGCCGGCGTGGTACAGGTTCTTTTTGACGAACTTGCGGATATTGTTGTCCTCGAAAACAAACGCGGGGTAATCCTTCTTGGAAAACCAGCGGGACAGCCAATTCTTGTTGTACCCGAGCCGGAACCCGTAGGGATGTACTTTCTGGCCCATTGTGTCGCTCCTAGTTCTCGGCCACGACGACGGTGATATGGCTCGTGCGCTTGACGATCCGGAAGGCCCGGCCCATGGAGCGCGTCATGATGCGCTTCCAGGTCGGCCCCGGATTGACGATCACCTGTTTGACCGTGAGGTTGTCGATGTCAACGCCCGAAATCTGCTCGGCATTGGCCACGGCCGAGTGCAGCACCTTGCCGATGAGCTTGGCGGATTTTTTGGGCGTGAACTTCAGTATGTTCATGGCTTCCTCGACCGGCCGGCCCAGGATATTGGCGGCGACGAGGCGGGCCTTTTGCGGCGACACGCGGATGAATTTGGCTCTGGCTTTGGCTTCCATGGCTTTATCCCGACCGGGAACGACCCCCGGCTACTTTTTCACTTTGCTTTTCTTGTCCGCGGCATGGCCGTGGAAGGTCCGCGTGGGCGCGAACTCGCCAAGCTTGTGGCCGACCATGTTCTCGGAAACGAACACCGGGATGAACTTCTTGCCGTTGTGCACGGCGAAGGTGAGCCCCACCATCTCGGGCAGGATCATGGACCGGCGCGACCAGGTCTTGATCACGCGGCGGTCCTTGTTCTCCAGGGCGTAAGCGACCTTCTTCTCCAGGTGGCCGTCGACAAACGGACCTTTTTTCAGCGAACGAGGCATAGGCGTTTCCCCTTACTTTTGTCCGCGCCGTTTGACGATGAGCTTGGACGAGGGCTTCTTCTTGTTACGGGTCTTGTAGCCCTTGGTCGGCTTGCCCCAGGGGGTGACCGGGTGGCGGCCGCCGGAGCTCTTGCCCTCGCCGCCGCCCAGGGGGTGGTCGACGGGGTTCATGGCCACGCCGCGGACTTTCGGACGCGCGCCGAGCCAGCGGTTGCGGCCGGCCTTGCCGATGGAAATGTTCTCGTGCATCACGTTGCCGACCTGGCCCACCGTGGCCAGGCAGGAGGCCAGGATGTTGCGGACCTCGCCCGAGGGCAGGCGCAGCAGCGCGTACTTGCCTTCCTTGGCCACGAGTTGGGCATAGGTTCCGGCGGCGCGGCAGATCTGGCCGCCCTTGCCCGGGGCCAGCTCGATGTTGTGCAGCAGCGTGCCGACCGGGATCTTCTTGAGAGGCAGGGCGTTGCCGGGCTTGATGTCCGCGGTCTCGCCGGCGGTGATCATGTCGCCGACGGAAATGCCAACCGGCGCCAGAATGTAACGTTTCTCACCATCGGCGTAGTGCAAGAGCGCGATGCGGGCGCTCCGGTTGGGGTCGTACTCCACGGAGAAGACCTTGGCCGGGACGTTGAACTTGTCGCGCTTGAAGTCGATGATGCGGTACAGGCGCTTGTTGCCGCCGCCCCGCCGCCGCGAGGTGATCCGGCCATAGCAGTTGCGGCCGGAAGCGCGGGGAAGCCCTTCGACGAGGGACTTCTCGGGCTCGGTCCGGGTGATCTCCTCGAAGGTGGAGACCGTCTGGAACCGGCGGCCGGCCGACGTGGGCTTGAGCTTGCGGATGGACATGACTAGACCCCTTCGAAGAACTCTATTTTATCAC from Solidesulfovibrio sp. includes these protein-coding regions:
- the rpsC gene encoding 30S ribosomal protein S3 encodes the protein MGQKVHPYGFRLGYNKNWLSRWFSKKDYPAFVFEDNNIRKFVKKNLYHAGISKIEIERAGGKIRLIIHTARPGIVIGRKGTEIEKVRGDLKKRFGREFTVEVNEIRRPEIDSQLVAENIALQLERRVAFRRAMKRTVGLSRKFGAEGIKVSCAGRLAGAEIARSEWYRDGRVPLQTLRADIDYGYAIAKTTYGVIGVKVWIFKGEILDHEVEA
- the rplB gene encoding 50S ribosomal protein L2; translation: MSIRKLKPTSAGRRFQTVSTFEEITRTEPEKSLVEGLPRASGRNCYGRITSRRRGGGNKRLYRIIDFKRDKFNVPAKVFSVEYDPNRSARIALLHYADGEKRYILAPVGISVGDMITAGETADIKPGNALPLKKIPVGTLLHNIELAPGKGGQICRAAGTYAQLVAKEGKYALLRLPSGEVRNILASCLATVGQVGNVMHENISIGKAGRNRWLGARPKVRGVAMNPVDHPLGGGEGKSSGGRHPVTPWGKPTKGYKTRNKKKPSSKLIVKRRGQK
- the rpmC gene encoding 50S ribosomal protein L29, producing the protein MKTTELRELDVDGLAKKLGESREELFKLRFQHATAQLEKTHRLRQVRKDIARILTVQNEKKRQA
- the rplP gene encoding 50S ribosomal protein L16, which codes for MLAPKKTKFRKMQKGRLRGPATKGASIDFGEVGIKALEHGKLSSQQIEAARVAIMRHIKRGGKVWIRIFPDRVRTEKPAEVRQGKGKGAPVGWFAAVKPGRVLYEIKGVDMETAKEALTRAMHKLPIKTKIVAKEGFAS
- the rplV gene encoding 50S ribosomal protein L22 codes for the protein MEAKARAKFIRVSPQKARLVAANILGRPVEEAMNILKFTPKKSAKLIGKVLHSAVANAEQISGVDIDNLTVKQVIVNPGPTWKRIMTRSMGRAFRIVKRTSHITVVVAEN
- the rpsQ gene encoding 30S ribosomal protein S17; amino-acid sequence: MEEHKSNRRQLTGVVVSDKADKTIVVMVETLVKHPLYKKYIRRRKKFMAHDPQNDCGVGDTVSIIEHRPLSARKRWHLVKIMEKAV
- the rpsS gene encoding 30S ribosomal protein S19; the encoded protein is MPRSLKKGPFVDGHLEKKVAYALENKDRRVIKTWSRRSMILPEMVGLTFAVHNGKKFIPVFVSENMVGHKLGEFAPTRTFHGHAADKKSKVKK